One segment of Cynocephalus volans isolate mCynVol1 chromosome 8, mCynVol1.pri, whole genome shotgun sequence DNA contains the following:
- the GBP5 gene encoding guanylate-binding protein 5, giving the protein MASETHMPGPVCLIENTTGQLVVNQEALKILSAVTQPVVVVAIVGLYRTGKSYLMNKLAGQKKGFSVGSTVQSHTKGIWMWCVPHPKKPEHTLVLLDTEGLGDVEKVDNNDTQIFALALLLSSTFVYNTMNKIDQGAIDRLHNVTELTDLLSARTASNLDGVDAAADFVSCFPDLVWTLRDFYLDLEINGQLITADEYMENSLRPKRGSDERVQQYNLPRLCIQKFFPIKKCFIFDLPAYRKKLAQLEELHNDELDPEFVQQVAEFCSYIFSHSTVKTLPGGIKVNGPRLENLVLTYSNAISSGELPCMENAVLTLVLTENSAAVQKAIAHYDQQMGQKVQLPTDTLQELLDLHGACVREATEVFIKNSFKDVDQRFQKELQTILDEKQNDICKQNLEASLDHCSTLLQSIFGPLQEAVKQGVYSKPGGHNLYIKKIEELKAEYSQRPKKGIQAEEALQKYLKSKESVSDTILQTDQALTAREREMEEARVKAEAARAKAQRLEEIQRQNQQMMEQREREHQEQVRQMQINHANWLAEQQRAQQRQLQEDARRRAAEAEAERARILNEIHNLHVHASSNDPCILL; this is encoded by the exons ATGGCCTCAGAGACCcacatgccaggccctgtgtgCCTCATTGAGAACACAACAGGGCAACTGGTAGTTAATCAAGAGGCTCTGAAGATCCTGTCTGCCGTGACGCagcctgtggtggtggtggctattGTGGGCCTCTACCGCACAGGCAAGTCCTACCTGATGAACAAGCTGGCTGGACAGAAAAAGG GCTTCTCTGTTGGATCCACGGTGCAGTCTCACACCAAGGGAATCTGGATGTGGTGTGTGCCTCATCCCAAGAAGCCAGAACACACCCTCGTTCTGCTTGACACAGAGGGCCTGGGAGATGTAGAGAAG GTTGACAACAATGATACCCAGATCTTTGCACTGGCGCTCCTGCTGAGCAGCACGTTTGTGTACAATACCATGAACAAAATTGACCAGGGGGCTATTGACCGACTGCA CAATGTGACAGAACTGACAGATCTGCTCAGTGCAAGGACTGCATCTAATCTTGATGGGGTTGATGCTGCTGCTGACTTTGTGAGCTGCTTTCCAGACTTAGTATGGACTCTGAGAGATTTCTACCTAGACCTAGAAATAAATGGGCAACTCATCACAGCAGATGAATACATGGAGAATTCACTGAGACCAAAACGAG GTAGTGATGAAAGAGTTCAACAGTACAATTTGCCTCGTCTGTGTATACAGAAATTCTTTCCGATAAAGAAATGCTTTATCTTTGACTTACCCGCTTACCGGAAAAAACTTGCCCAGCTTGAGGAACTGCATAACGATGAGCTGGATCCTGAATTTGTGCAACAAGTGGCCGAATTCTGTTCCTACATCTTCAGCCATTCCACGGTCAAGACTCTTCCAGGAGGCATCAAGGTCAATGGGCCCC GTCTAGAGAACCTGGTACTGACCTACAGCAATGCCATCAGCAGTGGGGAGCTGCCCTGCATGGAGAACGCAGTCCTGACCTTGGTGCTGACAGAGAACTCAGCTGCGGTACAAAAGGCCATTGCCCACTATGACCAGCAGATGGGCCAGAAGGTGCAGCTGCCCACAGACACCCTCCAGGAGCTGCTGGACCTGCACGGAGCCTGTGTGAGAGAGGCCACTGAAGTCTTCATAAAGAACTCTTTCAAGGATGTGGACCAAAGATTTCAGAAGGAATTACAG ACCATACTAGATGAAAAGCAGAATGATATTTGCAAGCAGAACTTGGAAGCATCATTGGATCATTGCTCAACTTTACTTCAGAGTATTTTTGGTCCTCTACAAGAAGCAGTTAAGCAGGGGGTTTATTCTAAGCCAGGAGGCCATAATCTCTACATTAAGAAGATTGAAGAGTTGAAGGCAGAGTACTCTCAGAGGCCTAAGAaaggaatacag GCGGAGGAAGCCCTGCAGAAATATTTAAAGTCCAAGGAATCTGTGAGTGACACAATTCTACAAACAGACCAGGCTCTCACAGCGAGGGAAAGGGAGATggaag AGGCACGTGTGAAAGCAGAGGCTGCACGGGCTAAAGCACAAAGGTTGGAGGAGATTCAAAGGCAGAACCAGCAAATgatggagcagagggagagagagcatcAGGAACAAGTGAGGCAAATGCAGATAAACCATGCAAACTGGCTGGCAGAGCAACAGAGGGCCCAGCAGCGTCAGCTCCAG GAAGACGCTAGAAGGCGCGCTGCAGAAGCcgaagcagaaagagcaagaatTCTTAACGAGATCCATAATTTACATGTTCATGCCTCATCAAATGATCCATGTATCCTACTCTAA